Proteins found in one Vulpes vulpes isolate BD-2025 chromosome 13, VulVul3, whole genome shotgun sequence genomic segment:
- the CAPN2 gene encoding calpain-2 catalytic subunit, producing the protein MAGIAAKLVRDREAAEGLGSHERAIKYLNQDYEALRDECLEAGALFQDPSFPAIPSSLGFKELGPYSSKTQGIEWKRPTEICDDPQFIVGGATRTDICQGALGDCWLLAAIASLTLNEEVLARVVPPNQSFQENYAGIFHFQFWQYGEWVEVVVDDRLPTKNGELLFVHSAEGSEFWSALLEKAYAKINGCYEALSGGATTEGFEDFTGGIAEWYELRKAPPDLFRIIQKALQKGSLLGCSIDITSMADSEAITFQKLVKGHAYSVTGAEEVESGGSLQKLIRIRNPWGEVEWTGKWNDNCPNWNTVDPEVRERLTRRHEDGEFWMSFSDFLRHYSRVEICNLTPDTLTSESYKKWKLTKMDGSWRRGSTAGGCRNYPNTFWMNPQYVIKLEEEDEDQEDGERGCTFLVGLIQKHRRRQRKMGEDMHTIGFGIYEVPEEMTGQTNIHLSRNFFLTHRARERSDTFINLREVLNRFKLPPGEYILVPSTFEPNKDGDFCVRVFSEKKADYQVVDDEIEADLEEIDASEDDIDDGFRRLFAQLAGEDAEISAFELQTILRRVLAKRQDIKSDGFSIETCKIMVDMLDSDGSGKLGLKEFYVLWTKIQKYQKIYREIDVDRSGTMNSYEMRKALEEAGFKLPCQLHQVIVARFADDELIIDFDNFVRCLVRLETLFRIFKQLDPEGSGTIELDLISWLCFSVL; encoded by the exons ATGGCCGGCATCGCGGCCAAGCTGGTGAGGGACCGAGAGGCAGCCGAGGGGCTGGGCTCGCACGAACGGGCCATCAAGTACCTCAACCAGGACTACGAGGCGCTGCGGGACGAGTGCCTGGAGGCCGGGGCGCTCTTCCAGGACCCCTCCTTCCCGgccatcccctcctccctgggcttcAAGGAGCTGGGGCCGTACTCCAGCAAGACCCAGGGCATCGAGTGGAAGCGGCCCACG GAGATCTGCGATGATCCCCAGTTCATTGTTGGAGGTGCTACCCGCACGGACATCTGCCAGGGAGCCCTGG GTGACTGCTGGCTGCTGGCAGCCATTGCCTCCCTGACCTTGAACGAAGAGGTCCTGGCTCGTGTTGTGCCCCCGAACCAGAGCTTCCAGGAAAACTATGCAGGGATCTTCCACTTCCAG TTCTGGCAGTACGGCGagtgggtggaggtggtggtggacgACAGGCTACCCACCAAGAACGGGGAGCTGCTCTTCGTGCACTCTGCAGAGGGCAGCGAGTTCTGGAGCGCGCTGCTGGAGAAGGCCTACGCcaa GATCAACGGCTGTTACGAGGCACTCTCGGGGGGCGCCACCACTGAGGGCTTTGAGGACTTTACCGGGGGAATCGCGGAGTGGTACGAGCTGAGGAAGGCCCCCCCTGACCTGTTCAGGATCATCCAGAAGGCTCTGCAGAAAGGCTCCCTCCTCGGCTGCTCCATAGAC ATCACCAGCATGGCAGACTCAGAGGCCATCACGTTCCAGAAGCTGGTGAAGGGGCACGCGTACTCAGTCACTGGGGCCGAGGAG GTCGAAAGTGGGGGCAGCCTGCAGAAGCTGATCCGCATCCGCAACCCCTGGGGCGAAGTGGAGTGGACCGGGAAGTGGAATGACAA CTGCCCCAACTGGAACACGGTGGACCCAGAGGTGAGGGAGAGGCTGACCAGACGGCACGAGGACGGGGAGTTCTG GATGTCTTTCAGCGACTTTCTGAGGCACTACTCCCGCGTGGAGATTTGCAACCTGACCCCCGACACCCTCACCAGCGAGTCCTATAAGAAGTGGAAGCTCACCAAGATGGATGGGAGCTGGAGACGGGGCTCCACGGCTGGAGGCTGCAGGAACTACCCGA ATACCTTCTGGATGAACCCTCAGTACGTGATCAAGCTGGAAGAGGAGGACGAGGACCAGGAGGATGGAGAACGTGGCTGCACGTTCCTCGTGGGCCTCATCCAGAAGCACCGGCGGCGGCAGCGCAAGATGGGCGAGGACATGCACACCATCGGCTTCGGCATCTACGAG GTCCCAGAGGAG ATGACGGGACAGACCAACATCCACCTCAGCAGAAACTTCTTCCTGACGCACAGAGCAAGAGAGCGCTCTGACACCTTCATCAACCTGCGCGAGGTCCTCAACCGGTTCAAGCTGCCCCCGGGGGAGTACATCCTGGTGCCCTCCACCTTCGAGCCCAACAAGGACGGGGACTTCTGTGTCCGGGTCTTTTCAGAGAAGAAGGCCGACTACCA GGTCGTGGACGACGAGATCGAGGCCGACCTTGAGGAG ATAGACGCCAGCGAGGACGACATTGACGACGGCTTCAGAAGGCTGTTTGCCCAGCTGGCAGGCGAG GACGCAGAGATTTCTGCCTTTGAGCTGCAGACCATCCTGAGAAGAGTGCTGGCCAAGC GCCAGGACATCAAGTCAGACGGCTTCAGCATCGAGACCTGCAAAATCATGGTGGACATGCTGGAC TCAGATGGCAGTGGGAAGCTGGGCCTGAAAGAGTTCTATGTTCTCTGGACAAAGATCCAGAAGTACCAG AAAATTTACCGGGAGATCGATGTGGACCGGTCTGGCACCATGAACTCTTACGAGATGCGGAAAGCACTGGAGGAAGCAG GCTTCAAGCTGCCCTGTCAGCTCCACCAGGTCATCGTCGCTCGCTTTGCGGATGACGAGCTCATCATCGACTTCGACAATTTTGTCCGGTGTCTGGTTCGACTGGAAACACTGTTCA GGATATTTAAGCAGCTGGACCCCGAGGGCTCTGGAACCATAGAGCTGGACCTCATCTCT TGGCTCTGCTTTTCCGTCCTCTAA